A region from the Salidesulfovibrio onnuriiensis genome encodes:
- a CDS encoding DUF4198 domain-containing protein, translating into MRRVAVVVTAVFLLAALVSNACAHFGMLVPDTDEVSQKKRDINLTLSFSHPMEGQGMVLEKPQQFFVVQDNETKTDLLGQLKEAKVMDFQAWTANYKPKAPGLYTFAYVPVPYKEDAENNYIQHFTKVYVDAYGEGEDWMQPLGLRTEIVPLTRPFGNYAGNVFQGVVYLDGKPAPYTRVEVEYYNKDGKRHAPNERMVTQEVMADGNGVFTFACPWKGWWGFAGLNTAADEYKGRELELGAVLWVEMK; encoded by the coding sequence ATGAGGCGTGTGGCAGTTGTTGTGACGGCAGTGTTTTTGTTGGCGGCCCTGGTCTCCAACGCATGTGCGCATTTCGGGATGCTGGTCCCGGATACCGATGAGGTCTCCCAGAAAAAGCGCGACATCAACCTGACTCTTTCCTTCTCCCATCCCATGGAAGGACAGGGCATGGTGCTGGAAAAACCACAGCAGTTTTTCGTTGTCCAGGACAATGAAACCAAAACGGACCTGCTGGGCCAGCTGAAGGAAGCCAAGGTCATGGATTTCCAGGCATGGACGGCCAACTACAAGCCCAAGGCTCCCGGTCTGTACACCTTTGCCTATGTTCCGGTTCCCTACAAGGAAGATGCCGAGAACAACTACATCCAGCACTTCACCAAGGTGTACGTGGATGCCTACGGCGAGGGCGAAGACTGGATGCAGCCCCTGGGGCTGCGCACGGAAATCGTGCCCCTGACCCGTCCCTTCGGCAATTACGCAGGAAACGTGTTCCAGGGCGTTGTCTATCTTGACGGCAAGCCCGCTCCCTATACCCGCGTGGAAGTGGAGTACTACAACAAGGACGGGAAGCGTCATGCTCCCAACGAGCGCATGGTGACCCAGGAAGTAATGGCCGACGGCAACGGCGTGTTCACCTTTGCCTGCCCGTGGAAGGGCTGGTGGGGTTTTGCCGGCCTGAATACCGCAGCCGATGAATACAAGGGCCGCGAGCTGGAACTCGGCGCAGTGCTTTGGGTGGAAATGAAATAA
- a CDS encoding OmpP1/FadL family transporter, with amino-acid sequence MKKSVLLFCLMLTACGLAAVSISNAHAAGFALYEWSSRGNGMGGALTALVDDASAIAYNPSAMTRVEGTQSMAGVTLIQPHADVEMNGETASTKGKVYVPPHAYITHQVNDDLWVGFGAYTRYGVGTNYDHDWEGRYNVYKASLESHSFSPAVAYKVNDKWSVGAAVDAMWLSFDLRKIISPLSPVPAARNADLHLDNTGWAWGGNISTHYQFTDKLSVGAIYRTPQRLVGSGKTKILETGVEEDLTMRATLPGSLTFGLAFEPTDVWRFEVDAIYTNWSDYKQIEYRYGSQTATQAFFGQSQTDAAKHFKNVWRLQVGTEIDINDANTLRLGFVWDQSPIKTGYEDYMLPTNDRTMYSVGYGYKSGDWNVDLSLMYLNMDDRHIDARGNSLVTGIYDTDITGSSAYLGGVSVTYNF; translated from the coding sequence ATGAAAAAATCTGTTCTATTGTTCTGTCTGATGCTGACGGCGTGCGGGCTGGCCGCCGTCAGCATTTCCAATGCCCATGCAGCCGGTTTTGCGCTTTATGAATGGAGCAGCCGAGGAAACGGTATGGGCGGGGCGCTTACCGCACTCGTGGATGATGCTTCGGCTATCGCCTACAATCCGTCGGCAATGACCCGGGTCGAGGGGACTCAGTCCATGGCCGGTGTCACTCTTATTCAACCTCATGCCGATGTTGAAATGAACGGTGAGACCGCATCCACGAAAGGGAAGGTGTATGTTCCACCCCATGCCTATATTACCCACCAGGTGAACGATGATCTGTGGGTCGGTTTTGGGGCTTACACTCGTTATGGTGTGGGGACGAACTATGACCATGACTGGGAAGGGCGCTACAATGTGTATAAGGCAAGTTTGGAGTCTCATTCCTTCAGCCCGGCCGTAGCCTACAAGGTGAATGACAAGTGGTCTGTCGGCGCTGCCGTGGACGCCATGTGGCTTTCTTTCGATCTCAGGAAAATTATATCCCCATTGTCTCCTGTCCCTGCTGCGAGAAATGCGGATCTGCATCTCGATAACACTGGTTGGGCATGGGGCGGCAATATCTCCACCCATTACCAGTTTACGGACAAACTTTCCGTTGGGGCCATTTATAGAACTCCTCAACGGCTGGTTGGGAGCGGCAAAACCAAGATACTTGAAACCGGCGTGGAAGAAGATCTTACCATGCGCGCAACGCTTCCCGGCAGCCTGACTTTTGGGCTTGCATTTGAGCCCACGGACGTATGGCGGTTCGAGGTCGACGCCATTTACACAAACTGGAGCGATTACAAGCAGATCGAGTACCGGTACGGAAGCCAGACTGCAACTCAGGCCTTTTTTGGTCAATCTCAGACGGATGCGGCCAAGCATTTTAAAAACGTCTGGCGACTTCAGGTCGGCACCGAGATTGATATCAATGATGCCAACACGCTTCGGCTCGGATTTGTCTGGGACCAAAGTCCTATCAAAACGGGATATGAAGATTACATGCTCCCTACCAATGACCGCACCATGTACAGTGTCGGCTATGGGTACAAGAGCGGTGATTGGAATGTAGATCTGTCATTGATGTACCTGAACATGGACGACAGGCATATTGATGCGCGGGGCAATTCCCTTGTCACCGGCATTTATGATACCGACATCACCGGTAGTAGTGCATACCTCGGTGGAGTCTCGGTTACCTATAATTTCTAG